From Coffea arabica cultivar ET-39 chromosome 2e, Coffea Arabica ET-39 HiFi, whole genome shotgun sequence, the proteins below share one genomic window:
- the LOC113731286 gene encoding transcription termination factor MTERF2, chloroplastic-like isoform X1, whose protein sequence is MLAGQSQYHQLYSIDILGLRDHRLPSIAPTLHLPSTTNSTYKRTRQLSISSSLNHHQNPQTTSSSPTSDNEENFLRTHNAKSSVLLLRHLSPHQEGNSTPPSAHPESQGKLIPREDKAKLLKMSLIRKRTPQFPGSIYVQCPSGPDFNASLPPLQNLFEEQKGNLVITANDDDDEMLMKALEIRRGVTVEIFKEAMRKGKFGITYSTNLISKLSDFIDFVMIQVASMKQLPEFSTASYNFRARTFIDDSGVVPLIRWLKHNSLSYPQIAKLICMSRGNLNSIRRLAEWLKTIYVRGRYIGVALTRAGGNILECNSQDLDEIVGYLEDNGVRKDWMGYVVSRCPEILSFSMEELKGRVEFYLNMGMDEKDFGTMVFDFPKVLGYFPMEEMNQKVTFLKEFGLNDEEVGKLLAFKPQLMACSIEEKWKPLVKYFYYLGMSRDSMRRILCIKPMIFCVDLETIIVPKVQFLRDIGVQEEAIGNMIAKFPPLLTYSLNKKIRPVVVFLLTKAGVSQRDIGKVIALGPELLGCSIANKLDHNVKYFLSLGISLRKLGEMIADFPILLRYNVDLLRPKYQYLRRTMVRPLQDLIEFPRFFSYSLDERIIPRHRIMVEQRVNFKLRYMLGGTDEEFDQRVQAAVERRQRFESGVTFEEESSDSQTDVGSLTACSS, encoded by the exons ATGTTAGCTGGTCAATCCCAGTATCATCAGCTCTACTCAATCGATATCCTCGGCCTCCGAGACCACCGGCTGCCCTCCATTGCACCCACTCTTCACCTCCCTTCCACCACCAACTCTACCTATAAACGCACCCGTCAGCTCTCCATATCCTCCTCCCTCAACCACCACCAAAACCCACAAACCACTTCTTCCTCCCCCACGTCAGACAATGAAGAAAATTTCCTCCGAACTCACAATGCAAAATCCTCCGTCCTCCTCCTCCGCCACCTCTCACcccatcaagaaggaaactcgaCACCCCCATCAGCGCATCCCGAGAGTCAAGGAAAGCTAATCCCTCGAGAAGATAAAGCGAAGCTTCTAAAAATGTCTCTAATAAGAAAAAGAACCCCACAATTCCCAGGTTCAATTTATGTTCAATGCCCAAGTGGCCCAGATTTCAACGCTTCTTTGCCACCACTTCAAAATCTTTTCGAAGAGCAAAAGGGCAATCTTGTTATTACTGCAAACGATGATGATGACGAGATGCTGATGAAAGCTCTTGAGATACGAAGGGGAGTCACTGTGGAGATTTTCAAGGAGGCTATGAGAAAGGGCAAATTTGGGATCACTTATTCGACGAATTTGATTTCAAAGTTGTCtgattttattgattttgtGATGATTCAAGTTGCTTCCATGAAGCAATTGCCCGAATTTTCAACAGCATCCTACAATTTTCGTGCCAGAACCTTCATAGACGACTCTGGTGTCGTGCCTCTTATAAG GTGGTTGAAACACAATTCATTATCCTATCCTCAAATTGCGAAGCTCATTTGCATGTCAAGAGGAAATCTTAACTCTATAAGACGACTGGCTGAGTGGTTGAAGACAATATACGTGAGAGGGAGATATATTGGGGTTGCATTGACGAGAGCTGGAGGGAATATATTGGAGTGCAACTCACAGGATTTGGATGAGATTGTTGGCTATTTGGAGGACAATGGAGTTAGGAAGGATTGGATGGGTTATGTTGTGAGTCGATGCCCTGAGATCTTGTCTTTTAGCATGGAGGAACTCAAGGGTCGTGTGGAATTTTACTTGAATATGGGGATGGATGAGAAGGATTTTGGGACAATGGTTTTTGACTTTCCTAAGGTGCTTGGATACTTTCCAATGGAAGAGATGAACCAAAAG GTTACATTTCTGAAAGAGTTTGGTCTCAATGATGAAGAAGTTGGCAAATTACTAGCATTTAAGCCACAACTGATGGCATGTAGTATTGAGGAGAAATGGAAGCCTCTTGTGAAGTATTTTTACTACCTTGGGATGTCCAGAGACAGCATGAGAAGAATTCTTTGTATCAAGCCAATGATATTCTGTGTGGATTTGGAAACAATTATTGTGCCCAAG GTTCAGTTTTTACGGGACataggtgttcaagaagaagCCATTGGCAATATGATTGCGAAGTTTCCCCCTTTGTTGACATACAGCCTTAACAAGAAGATCCGCCCAGTT GTTGTTTTTCTGTTGACGAAAGCTGGAGTATCCCAGAGGGACATCGGCAAGGTAATAGCTTTGGGGCCAGAGCTTTTGGGATGCAGCATAGCAAATAAACTGGACCACAATGTGAAATATTTTTTGTCACTTGGTATCTCTCTCCGGAAATTGGGTGAGATGATAGCTGATTTTCCCATACTACTACGGTACAACGTAGATCTCCTCCGTCCCAAATACCAGTATCTGCGGAGAACCATGGTTCGACCTTTGCAGGATCTCATCGAATTTCCAAG GTTTTTCAGCTATTCTCTAGATGAACGAATAATTCCTCGGCATAGGATTATGGTGGAACAGCGGGTGAATTTCAAGCTGCGATATATGTTGGGAGGCACTGATGAAGAGTTTGATCAGAGGGTCCAGGCTGCAGTAGAAAGGCGTCAAAGATTCGAATCTGGTGTTACATTTGAAGAAGAATCATCTGATTCTCAAACTGATGTTGGCTCTTTGACAGCATGCTCTAGTTGA
- the LOC113731286 gene encoding transcription termination factor MTERF2, chloroplastic-like isoform X2 yields the protein MLAGQSQYHQLYSIDILGLRDHRLPSIAPTLHLPSTTNSTYKRTRQLSISSSLNHHQNPQTTSSSPTSDNEENFLRTHNAKSSVLLLRHLSPHQEGNSTPPSAHPESQGKLIPREDKAKLLKMSLIRKRTPQFPGSIYVQCPSGPDFNASLPPLQNLFEEQKGNLVITANDDDDEMLMKALEIRRGVTVEIFKEAMRKGKFGITYSTNLISKLSDFIDFVMIQVASMKQLPEFSTASYNFRARTFIDDSGVVPLIRWLKHNSLSYPQIAKLICMSRGNLNSIRRLAEWLKTIYVRGRYIGVALTRAGGNILECNSQDLDEIVGYLEDNGVRKDWMGYVVSRCPEILSFSMEELKGRVEFYLNMGMDEKDFGTMVFDFPKVLGYFPMEEMNQKVTFLKEFGLNDEEVGKLLAFKPQLMACSIEEKWKPLVKYFYYLGMSRDSMRRILCIKPMIFCVDLETIIVPKFLRDIGVQEEAIGNMIAKFPPLLTYSLNKKIRPVVVFLLTKAGVSQRDIGKVIALGPELLGCSIANKLDHNVKYFLSLGISLRKLGEMIADFPILLRYNVDLLRPKYQYLRRTMVRPLQDLIEFPRFFSYSLDERIIPRHRIMVEQRVNFKLRYMLGGTDEEFDQRVQAAVERRQRFESGVTFEEESSDSQTDVGSLTACSS from the exons ATGTTAGCTGGTCAATCCCAGTATCATCAGCTCTACTCAATCGATATCCTCGGCCTCCGAGACCACCGGCTGCCCTCCATTGCACCCACTCTTCACCTCCCTTCCACCACCAACTCTACCTATAAACGCACCCGTCAGCTCTCCATATCCTCCTCCCTCAACCACCACCAAAACCCACAAACCACTTCTTCCTCCCCCACGTCAGACAATGAAGAAAATTTCCTCCGAACTCACAATGCAAAATCCTCCGTCCTCCTCCTCCGCCACCTCTCACcccatcaagaaggaaactcgaCACCCCCATCAGCGCATCCCGAGAGTCAAGGAAAGCTAATCCCTCGAGAAGATAAAGCGAAGCTTCTAAAAATGTCTCTAATAAGAAAAAGAACCCCACAATTCCCAGGTTCAATTTATGTTCAATGCCCAAGTGGCCCAGATTTCAACGCTTCTTTGCCACCACTTCAAAATCTTTTCGAAGAGCAAAAGGGCAATCTTGTTATTACTGCAAACGATGATGATGACGAGATGCTGATGAAAGCTCTTGAGATACGAAGGGGAGTCACTGTGGAGATTTTCAAGGAGGCTATGAGAAAGGGCAAATTTGGGATCACTTATTCGACGAATTTGATTTCAAAGTTGTCtgattttattgattttgtGATGATTCAAGTTGCTTCCATGAAGCAATTGCCCGAATTTTCAACAGCATCCTACAATTTTCGTGCCAGAACCTTCATAGACGACTCTGGTGTCGTGCCTCTTATAAG GTGGTTGAAACACAATTCATTATCCTATCCTCAAATTGCGAAGCTCATTTGCATGTCAAGAGGAAATCTTAACTCTATAAGACGACTGGCTGAGTGGTTGAAGACAATATACGTGAGAGGGAGATATATTGGGGTTGCATTGACGAGAGCTGGAGGGAATATATTGGAGTGCAACTCACAGGATTTGGATGAGATTGTTGGCTATTTGGAGGACAATGGAGTTAGGAAGGATTGGATGGGTTATGTTGTGAGTCGATGCCCTGAGATCTTGTCTTTTAGCATGGAGGAACTCAAGGGTCGTGTGGAATTTTACTTGAATATGGGGATGGATGAGAAGGATTTTGGGACAATGGTTTTTGACTTTCCTAAGGTGCTTGGATACTTTCCAATGGAAGAGATGAACCAAAAG GTTACATTTCTGAAAGAGTTTGGTCTCAATGATGAAGAAGTTGGCAAATTACTAGCATTTAAGCCACAACTGATGGCATGTAGTATTGAGGAGAAATGGAAGCCTCTTGTGAAGTATTTTTACTACCTTGGGATGTCCAGAGACAGCATGAGAAGAATTCTTTGTATCAAGCCAATGATATTCTGTGTGGATTTGGAAACAATTATTGTGCCCAAG TTTTTACGGGACataggtgttcaagaagaagCCATTGGCAATATGATTGCGAAGTTTCCCCCTTTGTTGACATACAGCCTTAACAAGAAGATCCGCCCAGTT GTTGTTTTTCTGTTGACGAAAGCTGGAGTATCCCAGAGGGACATCGGCAAGGTAATAGCTTTGGGGCCAGAGCTTTTGGGATGCAGCATAGCAAATAAACTGGACCACAATGTGAAATATTTTTTGTCACTTGGTATCTCTCTCCGGAAATTGGGTGAGATGATAGCTGATTTTCCCATACTACTACGGTACAACGTAGATCTCCTCCGTCCCAAATACCAGTATCTGCGGAGAACCATGGTTCGACCTTTGCAGGATCTCATCGAATTTCCAAG GTTTTTCAGCTATTCTCTAGATGAACGAATAATTCCTCGGCATAGGATTATGGTGGAACAGCGGGTGAATTTCAAGCTGCGATATATGTTGGGAGGCACTGATGAAGAGTTTGATCAGAGGGTCCAGGCTGCAGTAGAAAGGCGTCAAAGATTCGAATCTGGTGTTACATTTGAAGAAGAATCATCTGATTCTCAAACTGATGTTGGCTCTTTGACAGCATGCTCTAGTTGA